One genomic segment of Amycolatopsis granulosa includes these proteins:
- a CDS encoding TetR/AcrR family transcriptional regulator, which translates to MSSTRRRPDRKDQLAGLAAELFRARGYHGVGINDIAAAAGITGPAVYRHFADKQAILAHVLLGGVREMEEATAAALSSLRRPDGAQVDRLLRGIAEASVERRDVAALWRWEGRHLAPADQREIGRRSAALLAAWAKELMNVRDDLEPADAELLCWAAMSVFGSVSVHRTSVARKRFAELLAALARRVLDVRLPDVLDPPTAASPGVGVVSRREQILSAAAELFQRAGFHAVSMEDIGAAAGIAGPSVYRHFSSKAALLGAIARRAADRLLLDAERVRLGSADETEALRGLIDSYVRVLTGSAELAVSFSADAVTYAEEESAELRRIQRDYVAQWVGLLGAAQPSLNPREAKITVHAALTIANDLSRTRRVNQRPCLAGELRALMAAVLDLG; encoded by the coding sequence ATGTCGAGTACACGCCGCCGTCCCGACCGCAAGGACCAGCTCGCCGGCCTCGCGGCCGAGCTGTTCCGCGCCCGCGGCTACCACGGCGTGGGCATCAACGACATCGCGGCGGCCGCCGGCATCACCGGGCCCGCCGTGTACCGGCACTTCGCGGACAAGCAGGCGATCCTCGCGCATGTGCTGCTCGGCGGCGTGCGGGAGATGGAGGAGGCGACCGCGGCCGCCCTGTCCAGCCTGCGCCGGCCGGACGGCGCGCAGGTGGACCGGCTGCTGCGGGGCATCGCGGAGGCGTCGGTGGAGCGGCGGGACGTGGCGGCGCTGTGGCGGTGGGAGGGCCGCCACCTGGCGCCGGCGGACCAGCGCGAGATCGGGCGGCGGTCGGCGGCGTTGCTGGCGGCGTGGGCCAAGGAGCTCATGAACGTGCGCGACGACCTGGAACCGGCGGACGCGGAGCTGCTGTGCTGGGCGGCGATGAGCGTGTTCGGCAGCGTTTCGGTGCACCGGACGTCGGTGGCGCGCAAACGGTTCGCCGAACTGCTGGCGGCACTGGCGCGCCGCGTGCTGGACGTGCGGCTGCCGGACGTGCTGGATCCGCCCACGGCCGCGTCACCGGGGGTCGGTGTGGTCTCGCGGCGCGAGCAGATCCTGTCCGCGGCCGCGGAGCTGTTCCAGCGCGCGGGTTTCCACGCGGTGAGCATGGAGGACATCGGGGCGGCGGCGGGCATCGCGGGACCGAGCGTGTACCGGCACTTCTCCAGCAAGGCGGCCCTGCTGGGGGCGATCGCGCGCCGTGCGGCCGACCGGCTGCTGCTGGACGCCGAGCGGGTGCGGCTGGGCAGCGCCGACGAGACGGAAGCGCTGCGCGGGCTGATCGACTCGTACGTGCGGGTGCTGACCGGTTCGGCCGAGCTGGCGGTGTCGTTCTCCGCCGACGCGGTCACCTACGCCGAGGAGGAGAGCGCCGAGCTGCGGCGCATCCAGCGGGACTACGTCGCCCAGTGGGTCGGCCTGCTGGGCGCGGCGCAGCCGTCGCTGAACCCCCGCGAAGCGAAAATCACCGTGCACGCCGCGCTGACCATCGCCAACGACCTGTCCCGCACCCGCCGGGTCAACCAGCGCCCCTGTCTGGCGGGCGAGCTGCGGGCCCTGATGGCCGCGGTGCTGGACCTGGGCTAG
- a CDS encoding acetyl-CoA C-acetyltransferase, with product MSNEAYIYEAIRTPRGKNKGGSLHGVKPIDLVTGLIHELQARHPGLDPAAINDIILGVVAPVGDQGGDIARAAAMAAGLPDTVAGVQLNRFCSSGLEAVNQAAARVRSGWENLIIAGGVESMSRVPMGSDGGAMFTDPATNYDTYFVPQGIGADLIATMEGFSREDVDRFAVRSQEKAEAAWSGGYFAKSVVPVKDVNGVTILDHDEHRRPGTTLESLAKLKPAFEGIGEFGGFDAVALQKYHWVEKINHVHTGGNSSGIVDGAALVLIGDEQVGKDLGLTPRARITAAAITGSDPTIMLTGPTPATRKVLDLAGLTTDDIDLFELNEAFASVVLKWMKDLKLPEEKVNVNGGAIAMGHPLGATGAMILGTMVDELERRQARRALLSLCVGGGMGIATIIERV from the coding sequence GTGAGCAACGAGGCATACATCTACGAGGCGATCCGGACGCCCCGTGGCAAGAACAAGGGCGGATCCCTGCACGGGGTCAAGCCGATCGACCTCGTGACCGGACTCATTCACGAGCTCCAGGCGCGGCACCCGGGCCTGGACCCGGCCGCGATCAACGACATCATCCTCGGTGTCGTCGCGCCGGTCGGCGACCAGGGCGGCGACATCGCCCGCGCTGCCGCGATGGCCGCCGGCCTGCCCGACACCGTCGCCGGTGTCCAGCTCAACCGCTTCTGCTCCTCGGGACTGGAGGCCGTCAACCAGGCCGCGGCCCGGGTGCGCTCCGGCTGGGAGAACCTGATCATCGCCGGAGGCGTCGAGTCGATGTCGCGCGTGCCGATGGGTTCCGACGGCGGCGCGATGTTCACCGACCCGGCCACCAACTACGACACCTACTTCGTGCCGCAGGGCATCGGCGCGGACCTCATCGCCACCATGGAGGGCTTCAGCCGCGAGGACGTCGACCGGTTCGCGGTCCGTTCGCAGGAGAAGGCCGAGGCGGCCTGGTCCGGCGGCTACTTCGCCAAGTCCGTGGTGCCGGTCAAGGACGTCAACGGCGTCACGATCCTCGACCACGACGAGCACCGCCGGCCCGGCACCACGCTGGAGAGCCTGGCCAAGCTCAAGCCGGCCTTCGAGGGGATCGGCGAGTTCGGCGGGTTCGACGCGGTCGCGCTGCAGAAGTACCACTGGGTCGAGAAGATCAACCACGTGCACACCGGCGGCAACTCCTCGGGCATCGTCGACGGGGCCGCACTGGTGCTGATCGGCGACGAGCAGGTCGGCAAGGACCTGGGCCTGACCCCGCGTGCCCGCATCACCGCGGCCGCGATCACCGGCTCCGACCCGACGATCATGCTGACCGGTCCGACCCCGGCCACCCGTAAGGTGCTCGACCTGGCCGGCCTCACCACCGACGACATCGACCTGTTCGAGCTGAACGAGGCGTTCGCGTCGGTCGTGCTCAAGTGGATGAAGGACCTGAAGCTGCCGGAGGAGAAGGTCAACGTCAACGGCGGGGCGATCGCGATGGGCCATCCGCTCGGCGCGACCGGTGCGATGATCCTCGGCACCATGGTCGACGAGCTGGAGCGGCGCCAGGCGCGGCGCGCGCTGCTGTCGCTGTGCGTCGGCGGCGGAATGGGTATCGCGACGATCATCGAGCGGGTGTGA
- a CDS encoding 3-hydroxyacyl-CoA dehydrogenase NAD-binding domain-containing protein, whose translation MTNTIRWDQDSDGIVVLTLDDPNQSANTMNADFRESFANAVERLESEQDSISGVVLTSAKKTFFAGGDLRDLIQATPEQAAEITERTNEMKAQLRKLETLGKPVVAAINGAALGGGLEIALAAHHRIVADVPGAVVGLPEVTLGLLPGGGGIVRTVRLLGIQSAVLNVLVQGQRHKPAKALEIGLVHEVVSTVDELLPRAKEWIKANPGAQQPWDVKGYKMPGGTPSNPKFAANLPAFPANLRKQIKGAPMPAPRAILAAAVEGAQVDVETATRIETRYFVSLVTGQVAKNMTKAFFFDLQHINSGGSRPDGYDKYQARKVGVLGAGMMGAAIAYVSAKAGIDVVLKDVSQEAAEKGKGYAVKLEEKALSRGKTTKEKSDALLARIKPTADPADFAGVDFVIEAVFESQELKHKVFGEIENIVDPDAVLGSNTSTLPITGLAQGVQRQEDFIGIHFFSPVDKMPLVEIIRGEKTSDATLAKVFDYTLQIKKTPIVVNDSRGFFTSRVIGTFLNEAVAAVGEGVEPASIEQAGSQAGYPAPPLQLMDELTLTLPRKIREETRAAIEAAGGTWRSHASEAVINRMIDEFDRKGRSSGAGFYDYDENGKRAGLWPGLRDAFKSGSGNVSFKDLQERMLFAEALETVRCFDEGVLTSVQDANIGSIFGIGFPAWTGGVIQYINQYEGGLPGFVARARELAERYGDHFQPPESLVKKAEAGEKFE comes from the coding sequence ATGACCAACACTATTCGCTGGGACCAGGATTCCGACGGCATCGTCGTGCTCACCCTGGACGACCCCAACCAGTCGGCCAACACCATGAACGCCGACTTCCGCGAGTCCTTCGCGAACGCCGTCGAGCGTCTGGAGTCCGAACAGGACTCCATCAGCGGTGTGGTGCTGACCTCCGCGAAGAAGACCTTCTTCGCCGGTGGTGACCTGCGCGACCTGATCCAGGCCACGCCCGAGCAGGCGGCCGAGATCACCGAGCGCACCAACGAGATGAAGGCCCAGCTGCGCAAGCTGGAGACCCTCGGCAAGCCGGTCGTCGCGGCCATCAACGGTGCCGCGCTGGGTGGTGGCCTGGAGATCGCGCTGGCCGCGCACCACCGGATCGTCGCGGACGTGCCGGGCGCCGTCGTCGGCCTGCCCGAGGTGACCCTGGGCCTGCTTCCCGGTGGTGGCGGCATCGTGCGCACCGTACGGCTGCTCGGCATCCAGAGCGCGGTGCTGAACGTGCTGGTGCAGGGCCAGCGGCACAAGCCGGCCAAGGCGCTGGAGATCGGTCTCGTGCACGAGGTCGTGTCCACTGTGGACGAGCTGCTGCCCAGGGCCAAGGAGTGGATCAAGGCCAACCCCGGGGCCCAGCAGCCGTGGGACGTCAAGGGCTACAAGATGCCCGGCGGCACGCCGTCCAACCCGAAGTTCGCGGCCAACCTGCCGGCGTTCCCGGCGAACCTGCGCAAGCAGATCAAGGGCGCGCCGATGCCCGCGCCGCGTGCCATCCTGGCCGCCGCGGTCGAGGGCGCGCAGGTGGACGTCGAGACGGCGACGCGGATCGAGACCCGGTACTTCGTCAGCCTGGTCACCGGCCAGGTGGCGAAGAACATGACGAAGGCGTTCTTCTTCGACCTGCAGCACATCAACTCCGGCGGCTCCCGGCCCGACGGGTACGACAAGTACCAGGCGCGGAAGGTCGGTGTGCTCGGCGCGGGCATGATGGGCGCCGCGATCGCGTACGTGTCGGCCAAGGCCGGTATCGACGTCGTGCTCAAGGACGTGTCGCAGGAGGCGGCCGAGAAGGGCAAGGGCTACGCGGTCAAGCTCGAGGAAAAGGCCCTGTCCCGCGGCAAGACCACCAAGGAGAAGTCCGACGCGCTGCTGGCCCGCATCAAGCCGACGGCCGACCCGGCGGACTTCGCGGGTGTCGACTTCGTGATCGAGGCGGTGTTCGAAAGCCAGGAACTCAAGCACAAGGTCTTCGGCGAGATCGAGAACATCGTCGACCCGGACGCCGTGCTCGGCTCGAACACGTCCACGCTGCCCATCACCGGCCTCGCGCAGGGCGTGCAGCGGCAGGAGGACTTCATCGGCATCCACTTCTTCTCGCCGGTGGACAAGATGCCGCTGGTGGAGATCATCCGCGGGGAGAAGACCTCGGACGCCACCCTGGCGAAGGTCTTCGACTACACGCTGCAGATCAAGAAGACGCCGATCGTGGTCAACGACAGCCGTGGCTTCTTCACCAGCCGGGTGATCGGCACGTTCCTCAACGAGGCGGTCGCGGCGGTGGGTGAGGGTGTCGAGCCGGCGTCGATCGAGCAGGCGGGTTCCCAGGCCGGCTACCCGGCGCCGCCGTTGCAGCTGATGGACGAGCTGACGCTGACCCTGCCGCGCAAGATCCGGGAGGAGACGCGGGCGGCGATCGAGGCGGCCGGTGGTACCTGGCGGTCGCACGCGTCCGAAGCGGTCATCAACAGGATGATCGACGAGTTCGACCGCAAGGGCCGCTCCAGCGGTGCCGGTTTCTACGACTACGACGAGAACGGCAAGCGCGCCGGCCTGTGGCCCGGGCTGCGCGACGCGTTCAAGTCCGGCAGCGGCAACGTGTCGTTCAAGGACCTGCAGGAACGCATGCTGTTCGCGGAAGCCCTGGAAACGGTCCGGTGCTTCGACGAGGGCGTGCTGACCTCGGTGCAGGACGCCAACATCGGCTCGATCTTCGGCATCGGATTCCCGGCGTGGACCGGCGGTGTCATCCAGTACATCAACCAGTACGAGGGCGGCCTGCCCGGTTTCGTGGCGCGGGCACGCGAGCTGGCCGAGCGCTACGGTGACCACTTCCAGCCGCCGGAATCGCTCGTGAAGAAGGCCGAAGCCGGCGAGAAGTTCGAATAG
- a CDS encoding acetolactate synthase large subunit: MNGAQSLIRTLVDAGVDVCFANPGTSEMHFVAALDSVPEMRGVLGLFEGVVTGAADGYARIAGKPAATLLHLGPGLGNGLANLHNARRGHVPVVNVIGDHATYHKKYDAPLESDIDAIAGSLEGWVRRSADSADVGADAAFAVAAAQEAPGKVATLILPADVSWGDGGVAVKPVPPRTPQRVGDTTVQAVAEVLRSGEPVAVLVGGPACREAGLRALSRIATATGAKPFVETFPARLERGAGLPAIERLAYLAEQVQWQLDGVRHVIVAGTRAPVSFFAYPGKPSDLVPEGAQVHTLAELDQDVVAALEALADEVAPGTEPVLQEPARPALPSGPLTVQNWVEVIGALLPEGAIISDEANTSGLLLPGATAGAPRHDVLTLTGGAIGQGLPVATGAAIAASGRPVIALQSDGSALYTISALWTMARENLNVTTVILNNQAYAILRMELQRVGAEAAGPKAQDLLDLARPGIDFVRISEGMGVPASRATTAEELADQFRHALAEPGPHLIDAAVPPLL, from the coding sequence ATGAACGGCGCGCAGTCCCTGATCCGCACGCTCGTCGACGCGGGTGTCGACGTCTGCTTCGCCAACCCGGGCACGTCGGAGATGCATTTCGTCGCCGCGCTCGACTCCGTGCCGGAGATGCGGGGCGTGCTCGGCCTGTTCGAGGGCGTCGTCACCGGCGCGGCGGACGGCTACGCGCGGATCGCGGGCAAGCCGGCCGCGACGCTGCTGCACCTCGGGCCGGGCCTGGGCAACGGTCTGGCGAACCTGCACAACGCCCGCCGCGGGCACGTGCCGGTGGTGAACGTGATCGGCGACCACGCGACGTACCACAAGAAGTACGACGCGCCGCTGGAATCGGACATCGACGCGATCGCCGGTTCGCTCGAGGGCTGGGTGCGCCGCTCGGCCGACTCGGCGGACGTGGGCGCGGACGCGGCGTTCGCCGTGGCCGCGGCGCAGGAGGCGCCGGGCAAGGTGGCCACGCTGATCCTGCCCGCGGACGTGTCCTGGGGCGACGGTGGGGTCGCCGTGAAACCGGTCCCGCCGCGCACGCCCCAGCGCGTCGGTGACACCACGGTGCAGGCGGTCGCGGAGGTGCTGCGATCCGGAGAACCGGTGGCGGTGCTGGTGGGCGGCCCGGCCTGCCGCGAGGCCGGCCTGCGCGCGCTGAGCCGGATCGCGACCGCGACGGGTGCGAAGCCGTTCGTGGAGACCTTCCCGGCGCGGCTGGAGCGCGGTGCCGGGTTGCCCGCGATCGAGCGCCTGGCGTACCTGGCCGAGCAGGTGCAGTGGCAGCTGGACGGTGTGCGGCACGTCATCGTGGCCGGGACCAGGGCTCCGGTGTCGTTCTTCGCCTACCCGGGCAAGCCGAGCGACCTGGTCCCGGAGGGCGCGCAGGTGCACACCCTCGCGGAGCTGGACCAGGACGTGGTGGCGGCGCTGGAGGCACTGGCGGACGAGGTCGCGCCCGGCACCGAACCGGTCCTGCAGGAGCCGGCCCGCCCGGCCCTGCCGAGCGGCCCGCTCACCGTGCAGAACTGGGTCGAGGTGATCGGCGCCCTGCTGCCGGAGGGCGCGATCATCTCCGACGAGGCCAACACGTCCGGGCTGCTGCTGCCGGGCGCCACGGCGGGCGCCCCGCGTCACGACGTGCTCACCCTGACCGGCGGTGCGATCGGGCAAGGACTCCCGGTCGCCACGGGTGCCGCCATCGCCGCCTCCGGCCGCCCCGTCATCGCACTCCAGTCCGACGGCAGCGCGCTGTACACGATCTCGGCACTGTGGACGATGGCACGGGAGAACCTGAACGTCACGACGGTGATCCTGAACAACCAGGCGTACGCCATCCTGCGCATGGAACTACAGCGCGTCGGCGCGGAGGCCGCCGGGCCGAAGGCGCAGGACCTGCTCGACCTCGCCCGGCCCGGCATCGACTTCGTGCGGATCTCGGAAGGCATGGGCGTGCCCGCGTCCAGGGCCACCACCGCCGAGGAACTCGCCGACCAGTTCCGCCACGCGCTCGCCGAACCCGGCCCACACCTCATCGACGCGGCGGTGCCACCCCTGCTCTAG
- a CDS encoding FAD-binding oxidoreductase yields MGDVTGRIAEIVGERNLLTGDAVPDDYAKDESLTVEPAKPAYVAKPATAEEVAALLTLAAEHDLPVTARGAGTGLSGAARPREGGLLVSFERMNAVLEVDAANQVAVVQPGVTLAELDEKTAGAGLAYTVHPGELSASVGGTAATNAGGMRAVKYGVARHNIVGLQAVLPTGEIIRTGGRTSKISSGYDLTQLIIGSEGTLALVTEVIVKLHPRPAHAATLLAPFGDLDQVMRAVPEVIARGLTPNILEYIDNLTMAAISYTEKLELGVPAEVRDATQAYLVVGLENRDGDRLDGDVGLAAELLAELGASEVYVLDGGSARKLIQAREKAFWTAKAAGADDVIDVVVPRSEMPGFLAKVRELATAAEAGALGCGHAGDGNVHMGIFCKDPGKRHRLLHDIFTAAIAMGGAISGEHGIGQAKKDHFRALEDPAKVALLRRIKQAFDPKGILNPDVLFDRGVE; encoded by the coding sequence ATGGGCGACGTCACCGGGCGGATCGCCGAGATCGTCGGCGAACGCAACCTCCTCACCGGGGACGCCGTCCCGGACGACTACGCGAAGGACGAATCCCTCACCGTCGAGCCGGCGAAACCGGCGTACGTGGCCAAACCCGCCACCGCCGAGGAGGTCGCCGCGCTGCTGACCCTCGCCGCCGAGCACGACCTTCCGGTCACGGCGCGCGGCGCCGGCACCGGGCTGTCCGGCGCGGCCCGTCCGCGGGAGGGCGGCCTGCTCGTCTCGTTCGAGCGGATGAACGCGGTGCTCGAGGTCGACGCCGCCAACCAGGTCGCCGTCGTCCAGCCGGGCGTCACGCTCGCCGAACTGGACGAGAAGACCGCCGGAGCCGGCCTCGCCTACACCGTCCACCCCGGCGAGCTCAGCGCGAGCGTCGGCGGCACCGCCGCCACCAACGCCGGCGGCATGCGCGCGGTGAAGTACGGCGTCGCCCGGCACAACATCGTGGGCCTGCAAGCGGTCCTGCCCACCGGTGAGATCATCCGCACCGGCGGCAGGACGTCGAAGATCTCCAGTGGCTACGACCTGACCCAGCTGATCATCGGCTCCGAGGGCACGCTCGCGCTGGTCACCGAGGTGATCGTCAAGCTCCACCCGCGCCCGGCCCACGCCGCGACGCTGCTCGCCCCGTTCGGTGACCTCGACCAGGTCATGCGCGCCGTGCCGGAGGTCATCGCGCGCGGCCTGACACCGAACATCCTCGAATACATCGACAACCTCACGATGGCCGCGATCAGCTACACGGAGAAGCTGGAGCTGGGCGTGCCCGCGGAGGTCCGCGACGCGACGCAGGCGTATCTGGTGGTCGGCCTGGAAAACCGCGATGGCGATCGCCTGGACGGCGACGTCGGACTGGCCGCGGAGTTGCTCGCCGAGCTGGGTGCCTCGGAGGTCTACGTGCTCGACGGCGGTTCGGCCCGCAAACTCATCCAGGCGCGCGAGAAGGCGTTCTGGACGGCCAAGGCGGCCGGTGCGGACGACGTGATCGACGTCGTCGTGCCACGCTCGGAGATGCCCGGTTTCCTCGCGAAGGTCCGGGAGCTCGCGACCGCCGCCGAGGCGGGCGCACTCGGCTGCGGGCACGCCGGGGACGGCAACGTCCACATGGGAATCTTCTGCAAGGACCCGGGGAAGCGGCACCGGTTGCTGCACGACATCTTCACCGCGGCGATCGCGATGGGCGGGGCGATCTCCGGTGAGCACGGCATCGGGCAGGCGAAGAAGGACCACTTCCGCGCGCTCGAGGACCCGGCCAAGGTGGCGTTGCTGCGCCGGATCAAGCAGGCGTTCGACCCGAAGGGCATCCTGAACCCGGATGTCCTGTTCGACCGAGGAGTGGAATGA
- a CDS encoding DUF3830 family protein: MARYITISLDKRGVSCRAVLLDAEAPRTCQAVWDALPQSGSAYHAKYARNEVYTLVPPFADPKPGRENPTITPIPGDVVYFGFEAWEIGNPAYGYEESSEAHSDQGATDLAIFYGRNNLLINGDAGWVPGNVFATIVEGLPEMAAAAQDLWLRGVEGETLSFARAE, translated from the coding sequence TTGGCCCGTTACATCACCATCTCGCTCGACAAGCGCGGCGTGTCCTGCCGAGCCGTGCTGCTGGACGCGGAGGCTCCGCGGACCTGCCAGGCGGTGTGGGACGCGTTGCCGCAGAGCGGATCGGCCTACCACGCGAAGTACGCCCGCAACGAGGTCTACACGCTGGTGCCGCCGTTCGCCGACCCGAAGCCGGGACGGGAGAACCCGACCATCACCCCGATCCCGGGCGACGTCGTCTATTTCGGGTTCGAGGCGTGGGAAATCGGCAACCCGGCATACGGGTACGAGGAGAGCAGCGAGGCGCACAGCGATCAGGGTGCGACCGATCTCGCCATCTTCTACGGCCGGAACAACCTGCTGATCAACGGGGACGCGGGCTGGGTTCCGGGCAACGTGTTCGCCACGATCGTGGAAGGCCTGCCGGAGATGGCGGCGGCGGCCCAGGATCTGTGGCTGCGCGGCGTGGAGGGCGAAACCCTTTCCTTCGCCCGCGCGGAGTGA
- a CDS encoding aspartate aminotransferase family protein produces the protein MAQLSPLLKQATPVVVEHGEGAYLYDTDGNRHLDFTAGIGVTSTGHCHPKVVKAAQEQVGKLIHGQYTTVMHQPLLKLTERLGDVLPSGLDSLFFANSGSEAVEAALRLSRQATGRPNVIVFQGGFHGRTVAAATMTTSGTRFSAGISPLMGGVHVAPFPYAYHYGWDEQTATKFALRELDYLFQTISAPHETAAFFIEPMLGEGGYVPANSEFMAGLRERADQHGILLVVDEIQTGFGRTGRFWGHDHFGVRPDVVLIAKGLASGFPLSGIAASKELMSKAFPGSQGGTYGGNAVSCAAALATLDVIEEENLVENAAARGTQLLEGARLIADKTPEIGEVRGLGLLVGSEFTKADGTPDTATAAAAQQEAARRGLLLLTCGAYSNVVRMIPPLVVTAEQIDDALAIWAETVATVTGSK, from the coding sequence ATGGCCCAGCTCTCCCCCCTGCTCAAGCAGGCCACTCCGGTCGTCGTCGAGCACGGCGAAGGCGCCTACCTCTACGACACCGACGGCAACCGTCACCTCGACTTCACCGCCGGAATCGGCGTGACCAGCACCGGCCACTGCCACCCGAAGGTGGTCAAGGCGGCACAGGAGCAGGTCGGCAAGCTGATCCACGGCCAGTACACCACCGTGATGCACCAGCCGCTGCTGAAGCTGACCGAGCGGCTCGGCGACGTGCTGCCGTCCGGTTTGGACTCGTTGTTCTTCGCCAACTCGGGCAGCGAAGCCGTCGAGGCGGCGCTGCGGCTGTCCCGGCAGGCGACCGGGCGCCCGAACGTGATCGTCTTCCAGGGCGGGTTCCACGGCCGCACGGTCGCCGCGGCCACCATGACCACCTCCGGCACCCGGTTCAGCGCGGGCATCTCGCCGCTCATGGGCGGCGTGCACGTGGCACCCTTCCCCTACGCCTACCACTACGGCTGGGACGAGCAGACGGCGACGAAGTTCGCGCTGCGCGAGCTGGACTACCTCTTCCAGACCATCAGCGCGCCGCACGAGACGGCCGCGTTCTTCATCGAGCCGATGCTCGGCGAGGGCGGCTACGTGCCGGCCAACTCCGAGTTCATGGCCGGGCTGCGGGAGCGCGCCGACCAGCACGGCATCCTGCTGGTCGTCGACGAGATCCAGACCGGGTTCGGGCGCACCGGCCGGTTCTGGGGCCACGACCACTTCGGGGTGCGGCCGGACGTGGTGCTGATCGCGAAGGGCCTGGCGAGCGGGTTCCCGCTGTCCGGTATCGCGGCGTCGAAGGAGCTGATGAGCAAGGCGTTCCCCGGTTCCCAGGGCGGCACCTACGGCGGCAACGCGGTGTCGTGCGCGGCGGCGCTGGCCACCCTCGACGTGATCGAGGAGGAGAACCTGGTCGAGAACGCGGCGGCACGCGGCACGCAGCTGCTCGAGGGCGCCCGGCTGATCGCCGACAAGACGCCGGAGATCGGCGAGGTGCGCGGGCTGGGCCTGCTGGTCGGGTCGGAGTTCACCAAGGCGGACGGAACGCCGGACACCGCGACGGCCGCGGCCGCGCAGCAGGAGGCGGCGCGGCGCGGGCTGCTGCTGCTCACCTGTGGCGCCTACTCCAACGTCGTGCGGATGATCCCGCCGCTCGTGGTCACCGCCGAGCAGATCGACGACGCGCTCGCGATCTGGGCCGAGACCGTCGCGACCGTCACCGGTTCCAAGTAG
- a CDS encoding NAD-dependent succinate-semialdehyde dehydrogenase — protein sequence MGELTETGVVEAVGKELFIGGKWVPSSTGRTFAVEDPATGQVLCEVADASPEDGKAALDAAVAAQADWAKTAPRERSEILRRAYELLNARVDELALLMTLEMGKPLAEAKGEVAYAAEFFRWFSEEAVRIDGGYQVAPNGAGRFLVTKQPVGPCLLITPWNFPMAMGGRKIGPAIAAGCTMVIKPAEQTPLSMLALAAILTEAGLPAGVLNVVTTSDPGGVVEPMIKDGRARKLSFTGSTAVGRKLLEQCADKVLRTSMELGGNAPFLVFDDADLDAAVEGAMQAKMRNIGEACTAANRFYVQRGVAGEFARRLTERMSALPLGRGTEPGVVVGPLIDRDAVAKVTELVTDAAQRGAKVLTGGATVDGPGNFYQATVLTDVPRDARMASEEIFGPVAPISVFDDEDEAVAAANDTEYGLVSYVYTNDLKRALRVSEALEAGMIGLNQGIVSNPAAPFGGVKQSGLGREGGTVGIDEFLETKYIAVSL from the coding sequence ATGGGCGAGCTGACCGAAACGGGTGTCGTGGAGGCCGTCGGCAAGGAGCTGTTCATCGGCGGGAAGTGGGTCCCGTCGAGCACCGGCCGGACCTTCGCGGTCGAGGACCCCGCCACCGGCCAGGTGCTCTGCGAGGTGGCCGACGCCTCGCCGGAGGACGGCAAGGCCGCCCTCGACGCCGCGGTCGCCGCCCAGGCCGACTGGGCGAAGACGGCGCCGCGTGAGCGCAGCGAGATCCTGCGCCGCGCCTACGAACTGCTCAATGCGCGCGTCGACGAGCTGGCGCTGCTGATGACCCTGGAGATGGGCAAGCCGCTCGCCGAGGCGAAGGGCGAGGTCGCCTACGCCGCCGAGTTCTTCCGCTGGTTCTCCGAGGAGGCCGTGCGCATCGACGGCGGCTACCAGGTCGCACCCAACGGAGCGGGCCGGTTCCTCGTCACCAAGCAGCCGGTCGGTCCGTGCCTGCTGATCACGCCGTGGAACTTCCCGATGGCGATGGGTGGCCGCAAGATCGGCCCGGCCATCGCCGCCGGCTGCACCATGGTGATCAAGCCCGCCGAGCAGACCCCGCTGTCGATGCTCGCGCTGGCCGCGATCCTGACCGAGGCGGGGCTGCCCGCGGGTGTCCTCAACGTCGTCACCACCAGCGACCCCGGTGGCGTGGTGGAGCCGATGATCAAGGACGGCCGCGCGCGCAAGCTGTCGTTCACCGGTTCCACCGCGGTGGGCCGCAAGCTGCTCGAACAGTGCGCCGACAAGGTGCTGCGCACGTCGATGGAGCTGGGTGGCAACGCGCCGTTCCTGGTCTTCGACGACGCCGATCTGGACGCGGCCGTCGAGGGTGCGATGCAGGCCAAGATGCGCAACATCGGCGAGGCGTGCACCGCGGCCAACCGGTTCTACGTGCAGCGCGGGGTGGCCGGGGAGTTCGCGCGCAGGCTGACCGAGCGGATGTCCGCGCTGCCGCTGGGCCGCGGCACCGAGCCGGGCGTGGTGGTCGGCCCGCTGATCGACCGGGACGCGGTCGCCAAGGTGACCGAGCTGGTGACCGACGCCGCGCAGCGCGGCGCGAAGGTGCTCACCGGCGGAGCCACTGTGGACGGTCCCGGCAACTTCTACCAGGCCACGGTGCTGACCGACGTGCCACGGGACGCCCGCATGGCGAGCGAGGAGATCTTCGGGCCGGTCGCGCCGATCAGCGTGTTCGACGACGAGGACGAGGCGGTCGCGGCCGCGAACGACACCGAGTACGGCCTGGTCAGCTACGTCTACACCAACGACCTCAAGCGGGCGCTGCGCGTGTCCGAGGCGCTCGAGGCCGGCATGATCGGGCTCAACCAGGGCATCGTGTCCAACCCGGCAGCGCCGTTCGGCGGGGTCAAGCAGTCCGGGCTCGGCCGCGAGGGCGGCACCGTCGGCATCGACGAGTTCCTCGAGACCAAGTACATCGCGGTGAGCCTGTGA